GCCAATGCCCTCGTCAGAGACACTCAGTTCGTCATTACCATCATCAGAGACACTCAGTTCTCCATTGCCATTGTCAGAGACGCTCGATCAGGACCCGACCCCATCCGATGCCACGGGACAGGCGACGAATCCTACCCCGTCCGATCAGACAGGAGAAATGACGGATTCGACCCCGTCCGATCCAACGGGGGAGTCGACGGATCCGACCCCCTCCGATCAGACTGGGGAGCCGACGACGTCTCTATCGTTCGAGGCGTCCGGTTCAGAGTCGCCGATGTCTGACACACAGGGTTCAGAGGCACAATCGTCCGAGACAACTGATTCTTATTATGGAGAAAGCTCTTCGTCAGGCTCATACAGTTCTTCGTCTCCTTATGATATGTCGTCGGGGGCAGAACCCTCTACTTTGACACCAATCTCTCCATCGGCATCACCCTCTTCGGCACCAGCGGAGGGAGGAGAGCCACCAGCGGAGGGAGGAGAGCCACCAGCGGAGGGAGGAGAGCCACCAGCGGAGGAGGGAGGAGAGCCACCAGCGGAGGAGGGAGGAGAGCCACCAGCGGAGGAGGGAGGAGAGCCACCAGCGGAAGAGGAAGGAGAGCCACCAGCAGAGGAGGGAGGAGAGCCACCAGCAGAGGAGGGATCAGAAGAGCCACCAGCAGAGGAGGGATCAGAAGAGCCACCAGCAGAGGAGGGATCAGAAGAGCCACCAGCAGAGGAGGGATCAGAAGAGCCACCAGCGGAGGAGGGATCAGAAGAGCCACCAGCAGAGGAGGGATCAGAAGAGCCACCAGCAGAGGAGGGATCAGAAGAGCCACCAGCGGACGAGGGAGGAGAGGACTCGTTGGCCATAGCTTTATCTCCGTCAATAAATTTGTTGGGTTTCATTACAGGTTTATTAAGCATGGTCATCAATGGCAGAATGATTATGAACTTCATTTAAACCACAAGAAGAAGACGGAAGAAGATAagtctcattattattatgattgttgttgctgctgctaCTACTTAGGGTTTGTGAAAAGATTTCTCCAATAATAtggcttttttatttttaatttgtatttgtatatttcaTCGCcttcataatttataatttaagatattaaTGTTTGTAATATAAATGTTAAGTGGattaatatctatatatatatattttgttaaataatttttcaacctCTTCAACATAAATTAGGAATTTGTTAGATAATTGATacatttattgttattgttatttttttagggCATGATAATtccttataaaaaaatcttaaataatttgtcaatttttctgttttcatttgccaatttttctatttttaaaaaacaccaataaaaaaatgtgatacTTTAGTgctaatttttacttttcccATAATACCAACTCTAAGAAATTAATGGcatttataacataaaattaaccTGCACttttaattatagttttaagaacatttttaaatataacataatccATCCAAATactttacaaaaatatatgaaaattttagttttgtaaaagaaaactatgaaACACACGTAGaggtaaataatttgtatcatatatgtattaaatatCGATACTTTTCTATATGTATTAGATATcgataattttagtttaaatgtTTGTCTTGTATTTCATaccattgttaattaatttaacattttatgttttttcgTGGATTTAGTGACTAACATTAAATATCTTTAATGTAAAAGTAATTTGTATCcatattttagattattaaaaattatcatatCATTGTATCACCGTATTCTATTGTATTCTTatcttgtatttgtatttatgtCTATGTTTCGTAGTCGATAAACATTGATAGAAGTGTATCGAGGTCGTCTaatcattaatagaatctaaaacttttgtaatattttttatttatatatatatatatatatatatatctcgcATGAATTGAATCCATTAAGAACCCTAAAAAAAGTCCTCCTAGATTATATTTAGCCAAACATTGGTCTAACAGGATACCTAATCTATATTATTAGgctaataaagaaaatataaactataatcCAAATAACTTTAcattgagtttgaaaatttaactTACTAAATTATGATTATCGAAGGTTAATTGACATTATATATGCTACCTGTTCCAATTGGATATAtttgaacaaatattttaattaagtaacTATTGGATACGTAATTAAGTAATGCATATAGTTAGTAATTTTTATTGAAGCaaaatagaaggaaaaaaaaaaaaaacaatttaaacataGTTTGATAGATATAACACTAACTATACAATATTCAATATCGTATAgtttgatagattttttttgctatttagAAGAATTTGTGGAGAATTTtcaagaatgaaaaaatagaCTGAATActtctctttaattttgtgtaatagaaaaatctaaacttTGTAAAGATTCTTTAGAATTGAGAATGAAgcataaaatatcataaaatcaaaaataaatcaaaaccaaaatcaaattcttCAAGCATTTGAGTTGGTATTGtctttaatattaatattctttaaaaataattattattaccgatataaaaaaactatttacaattcataaccaaaaaaaattaatatataataaaaagtttgaca
This is a stretch of genomic DNA from Cucumis sativus cultivar 9930 chromosome 4, Cucumber_9930_V3, whole genome shotgun sequence. It encodes these proteins:
- the LOC101218690 gene encoding early nodulin-like protein 2, with the translated sequence MAFSKTLSLSLYIFFPCFLSLSQAYTFYVGGKDGWVLNPSESYDNWANRNRFRVNDVLVFNYARGSDSVAVVGKEDYDKCDLNNPIVKLEDGNSKFKFDRSGAFYFASGKQGMCENGQKLAVVVISQHSFSLSSKLASTPPEISPTSPLSLSETLGSPMPSSEMLGSPMPSSEMLGSPMPSSEMLGSPMPSSETLGSPMPSSETLGSPMPSSETLSSSLPSSETLSSPLPLSETLDQDPTPSDATGQATNPTPSDQTGEMTDSTPSDPTGESTDPTPSDQTGEPTTSLSFEASGSESPMSDTQGSEAQSSETTDSYYGESSSSGSYSSSSPYDMSSGAEPSTLTPISPSASPSSAPAEGGEPPAEGGEPPAEGGEPPAEEGGEPPAEEGGEPPAEEGGEPPAEEEGEPPAEEGGEPPAEEGSEEPPAEEGSEEPPAEEGSEEPPAEEGSEEPPAEEGSEEPPAEEGSEEPPAEEGSEEPPADEGGEDSLAIALSPSINLLGFITGLLSMVINGRMIMNFI